The Salmonirosea aquatica genome includes a region encoding these proteins:
- a CDS encoding CHC2 zinc finger domain-containing protein codes for MNSDQAKKLSLPDLLTKLGHSPVRVRKQGNELWYCSPFRKEAEPSFHTSFIGGKWIWNDFGDQGGTVIDFVMRYENLTSIKDALAYLSDHFQPGLFSNPAPQPSFSFQQQPDREAVENFWKIASLN; via the coding sequence ATGAACTCGGATCAGGCCAAAAAACTTTCCTTACCCGATCTGCTGACCAAGCTAGGGCATTCCCCCGTGCGAGTGAGGAAGCAGGGAAATGAACTCTGGTATTGTTCCCCTTTCCGTAAGGAGGCCGAACCGTCCTTTCACACATCGTTTATTGGTGGAAAGTGGATATGGAATGATTTTGGCGACCAAGGCGGAACGGTTATTGATTTTGTCATGCGCTACGAAAATTTGACCAGCATCAAAGATGCATTAGCCTATTTGTCCGATCACTTTCAGCCGGGGTTATTTAGCAATCCCGCGCCCCAGCCCTCTTTTTCTTTTCAACAGCAACCCGACCGCGAAGCGGTCGAAAATTTTTGGAAGATCGCCAGCTTGAATTGA
- a CDS encoding DUF4158 domain-containing protein, whose amino-acid sequence MPAEFLSDQERERYQSIPSDLPQEDLIRYCFLSPTDHLLVAGMRRDHNRLGFALQLTVIRLMNHLPQEWYRKVPDNLINYVAGQLAIDDPRCLNNYGSREKTISEHSYMILSYLKRRRWQPLIDTVPLERWLLERALEHDNEHVLLSLACDWLRKEGILRPAIIELERLVVSLADLAHQETYRRLSTLLTDSFKEELDKLLTVDTVLKITPHNWLSKPPVSPTANQIKLMLHKRQYLAKLGIEQWDTSSLHPNRRKRLAVLARSKTNQAVMRMSGTKRYPMLVAFCLEAYITITDYTLRLFDEYWEDICGQSARS is encoded by the coding sequence ATGCCCGCTGAATTTCTTTCTGATCAAGAACGCGAACGTTATCAAAGCATTCCATCTGATCTACCGCAGGAGGATTTAATCCGGTATTGTTTTCTATCCCCAACAGATCATCTGCTGGTAGCCGGTATGCGGCGTGATCACAACAGGCTAGGGTTTGCCCTCCAGTTGACGGTTATAAGGTTGATGAACCATTTGCCCCAGGAATGGTACCGGAAGGTACCGGACAATCTGATCAATTATGTTGCGGGACAACTGGCCATTGACGATCCGCGATGCCTTAACAATTATGGAAGTCGGGAAAAAACGATCTCGGAACATTCATACATGATCCTTTCGTATCTAAAACGAAGAAGGTGGCAACCCCTAATCGATACGGTACCCCTGGAGCGTTGGCTTTTGGAGCGAGCCTTAGAGCATGATAACGAACATGTGCTATTATCTCTGGCATGTGACTGGCTAAGGAAAGAAGGAATTTTAAGGCCAGCCATTATCGAACTGGAGCGGCTGGTGGTTTCCCTAGCTGATTTAGCGCATCAGGAAACCTATCGCCGGCTTTCGACACTGTTGACCGATTCCTTCAAAGAGGAATTAGACAAGCTTCTGACCGTTGACACAGTCTTGAAGATAACCCCACACAACTGGCTTTCAAAACCTCCGGTTAGTCCAACGGCGAACCAAATCAAACTCATGCTGCATAAACGGCAATATCTTGCCAAGCTCGGTATCGAACAATGGGATACCAGCAGTCTGCATCCCAACCGTCGAAAGCGGCTTGCAGTCCTGGCCAGGAGTAAGACCAATCAGGCAGTGATGCGAATGTCCGGCACAAAACGTTACCCCATGCTGGTTGCTTTTTGCCTGGAAGCATACATTACAATCACGGATTATACCCTGAGGCTTTTTGATGAGTACTGGGAGGATATCTGTGGCCAATCAGCGCGGAGCTGA
- a CDS encoding recombinase family protein, giving the protein MRVGYARVSTQEQTLDSQTDALRQAGCERIYEDRISGTKSRKPEFELMMGFLRKGDTIVIWKLDRLGRSTRGLIELVEELGNKGIHLVSLNDPIDTTSPGGLLVFQIFCALAEHERNVIVQRTRAGLESARARGRKGGRPKGLAVKYQKMAPSVRDLYELGQQSTTQIMNSFQIGSRRTLYKILRHAGVSIRPVERSIRKDD; this is encoded by the coding sequence ATGCGGGTAGGATACGCACGGGTCAGCACCCAGGAGCAAACATTAGATTCGCAGACCGATGCTTTACGTCAGGCAGGTTGCGAACGGATTTATGAAGACAGAATATCCGGAACGAAGTCCCGTAAACCGGAATTTGAATTGATGATGGGTTTCTTACGTAAGGGGGATACCATCGTAATCTGGAAGCTGGACCGGCTGGGGAGGTCGACACGTGGGCTTATTGAACTCGTTGAAGAACTTGGCAACAAAGGCATCCATCTGGTGTCTCTCAATGATCCTATCGATACTACTTCACCCGGAGGCTTGCTAGTGTTCCAAATATTCTGTGCGCTTGCTGAACATGAGCGCAATGTCATTGTGCAGCGTACCCGTGCCGGACTCGAGTCGGCTCGTGCCAGAGGGAGAAAAGGTGGTCGACCAAAGGGATTAGCTGTAAAATATCAGAAGATGGCTCCTTCGGTAAGGGATCTTTATGAACTAGGCCAGCAGTCTACAACCCAAATCATGAATTCCTTTCAGATTGGAAGTCGCAGGACATTGTACAAGATACTTCGTCACGCCGGGGTTAGCATCAGGCCGGTTGAGCGCTCAATACGTAAGGATGATTGA
- a CDS encoding toprim domain-containing protein — protein sequence MEDRQLELIDARPITKPLILSYLAKERHIPSDLARKYLREVHYRNTATGKEYFAFGMQNQAGGYEIRVASSKYNFKSALNARDITVIPGSQAEAKTVHVFEGMTDFLSYLVLTGTDTLPEDAIIMHSLSSFPRTVAYIRSQDYQAVKTYLDNDKAGEKGTARFQTEFGSSFLPQGEFFSPHHDLNDLLRAQHSAGKPSSKFRK from the coding sequence TTGGAAGATCGCCAGCTTGAATTGATTGATGCCAGGCCGATCACAAAGCCGCTGATTCTCTCCTATCTGGCCAAGGAACGGCATATACCGTCTGACTTGGCCCGCAAATATTTGCGAGAAGTACATTATCGGAATACTGCCACAGGGAAGGAATATTTTGCTTTCGGGATGCAAAATCAGGCCGGAGGCTATGAAATCCGCGTAGCGTCGAGCAAATACAATTTCAAATCAGCCCTAAATGCCCGTGACATTACCGTCATTCCTGGCAGCCAGGCAGAAGCCAAGACCGTGCATGTTTTTGAGGGAATGACCGATTTTCTTTCCTATTTGGTTCTGACCGGAACGGATACCCTGCCGGAGGATGCCATCATCATGCATTCCCTATCCTCTTTTCCCCGAACGGTGGCTTATATTCGTAGCCAGGACTATCAAGCCGTAAAAACCTATCTCGACAATGACAAGGCGGGAGAGAAGGGGACAGCAAGATTCCAAACAGAATTTGGATCGTCATTTTTGCCCCAGGGTGAGTTCTTCAGCCCCCACCATGATTTGAATGATCTATTGCGGGCGCAACATTCAGCGGGAAAACCGTCATCAAAATTTCGCAAATAG